The DNA window TTTACCTTGTCGTCTAAGAAGTCCTCCATCtgtttattcatattttctctGTCCTgaccatttttattatttttcgttCCATTTGAATCTGACGGTGATGCCCTTCCCCCGccccaaaaggaaaagtagCTTATCAGGTTTATGCATCTTGCCGTTGTTATTAACTGCCCAAAACTTAGTACTGCCGGTACATAAACGGTTATCATGCTAAAATCTCTTGGCTTCAAATTTGGGGatattcaaaatggagaagtcGCACGCGAAAACATAGGCATAACAGGGGGAAAGGCGACCAGGTGGGGATGGGGTGGGAGGAGAAAGGTTCCACAAACGTCGTCGTCGCCTCTCTTCCTCTTtctatatatacgtataagTGTACATATACCTATACGCGCTTTTTTTAAGCCATGAAAAAATTCGGAGGATGCTACGGGTAGATGCTATGGGGGGTAGATACTTACGGGGTATAGATGCTAAGCGCTCGACCACTCTACGTGCTTCTTCAGGGGAAacttctaatttttttctcacgtCATCTCATATCTGCCATTTAACACTCCAAGGACGCAGGGGCATGGTGACTAACGAAACATGCGTACGTCGAAGCTGCTTGAACTGGGCGCGCACAACTTTTTGCCGTTACGTAGGGAGCCAAAGTTGGAGTTACATTTCAAAAACGTTCTCGCGTAAAAAGAactattattttcttttttttttttcagttcagTACGGCTACTAcagcaacgaaaaaaaattaaaacggtAAAAATAATAGGTACATAAGAATAAAcggtaaaatttttttaaaaaattcttttaaaaggGCAATTCcattcttaaaaaatggtAAGCGGGAAccggtaaaaaaaagtaaaaagggtaaaacggcaaaacggcagaaaggcaaaacggcaaaacggcaaaacggcaaaacggcaaaacggcaaaacggcaaaacggcaaaacggCAGACGGCAAAGCCgcaaagggaaaaggaaaaagtataaaaaggcaaaaagcAAAGGGCAAAATGCGAAAGGCGAAAcgcaaaataataaatttttatattaggTATAATACTGTCACCCTTGTTAGAAATAATAActcttcgttttcttctggagaaaaaaaaattacggaaTCTAAACGTAAATATTGCCGTAAATATTGCCCTGAATATTGCCGTGAATATTGCCCTAAATATTACGTGAATATTACCGACCGACCGACCGACCgcgcattatttttttcttctagcATTAtaacctattttttttttttttttctgtgtgcaTGCTctgcatgtttttttaaatgttggCACGCAGTAGGTaaagtatattatatatatataatgtattatatatatataaaatgtatatatatatgcgctcAGTTTGGTCATGGGTAATACGATAACATAacataatacatattttaaatatacaaaaGTACAAACATGTAAAAgtataaacatgtaaaagTATAACATGTAAAGGTATAAACACGTaaaagtataaatatataaaattataaacacgtaaaatataaaaatataaatttgaCATATGCTCTCGGCACGCATAGCAACATGGCCAATAACAAATGacagatatttttttttacgttcgcaaaaatatgctttaCGGTACGTCATATTATTATGCAAATTATTGCAGACATGTTttctaaattaaaaactgctatttttcgctttctcaAGATTGACAAGTTTTTGCTGCTTAGCTGTGCCTGTTTTCGCGcgttataaatttaaaaaaaaaaaacaaacaatcCATCCGCATAAAGTAAAAGTTACTACTACGTATTGTCGCAACGTAAATTTCAGCGAGGCGCCAAGTTGCGAACGTGGGTTTGGAGTGTATTTGCTGGCTGTCTACGCCTTTCCCGACGGAGCGGAATTCTATACATATGCCCAATGGTATAGCAATGCGACAATGTGGTCAGACCGTTATGCAGCATTGCCGTACTGTTGTTATGCAATACCCCCacttctttgtaaaaaaaagtttaccCACGCGTATCGCTACTCTTTTGACCCCATTTGgtgaacacttttttttgcgcccgAAATGGTGCTCGTTGCCCGACGATGAAATGAAAGGAAGAGAATAGAAATTAATGGAATGgaatggaaaggaaaggaaaaaaaaaaaaaagaggcattTCAACCGACGTACATTTCGCGAATGAAATGAACTTAACGCTTCAGTACGTCAATTCGTCATTTCGTCAATCGTCAGCGATCAGTGCAGTCCCCGTCCAGTAAGTACAGCGCGCTGCCGATCCGTTCGTGCCCACGTGTACGTACACGCCAAGGTCACATTGGACATACCATATGCACTGTAGCAATATTTGTATGTGccattttctacatttacGGGACGACTACAAATTGCAAAATGCAAATGCGCAAATCGGGATGAGCGGTCTCTCTGTGGCCCCCCGATTGTAAGAAAAGTGGTgctatattataatttttgataACTTTAAAAatcgagggggaaaaaattaaccacaGTGAACCATagggaagcaaaatataaaagaactAACTTCGCTCAGTATAACCTTTCCTTTGCTCACCGAATGCGGCAACGCAGCGCGCACCGCTCGCTTCGCACATGTCAAAGTCAAAGATTTAAAGAGGAACTCGATTGTTCACGGCTAAAAGGTTATCAGCCGCCTTCGCTCCATTTGCACCGTAGTGAAAGCGGCAGTAATGGGCAAAATGACGTCCTTCGCGTGGAGTTATCTCCCCCTTgtcataaattaaaaaatgcttcacGCACCTTCTACTAAAAAGTATAATCGCAGCATAAGCTATTCCTCCTTAAATTgtatgaaaagaaaaaaagggcaccAGGAGGATGTGCTGTACTggggaaggggaacaaaatattttttcctttttcccacGGACAAGTTTAGTTTTGCCCGCAATTTAACCCTTACGTTCTCCCCCTACCAttccattttaacaaatacGAGATAATACGCATTGCGAACGGGCAAGCATGTATATTACACTTTTCCTGCGGGCCATCCAAGTCAAGACTTATGgccctcccccccgttgGCCTGCTCTCGCGCAATAGAAATTGTAATTGCTCAAAAATCGCGCAGTAATGCGGACACAATTTTGCTTCCCCGAGCAgaggaaattaaaatgaccgaaaaaagcgaatttaacaaaatgtgcagaaaaaaaagggataaagaATGGTAGTAATTAATTAGATAAGGACGCCATAAAAACACACGTGAAGGAAAGGAAGTTTTCCCACTTCTGTCTTTTAAACCATGAGTTCATATAATAAGACTTAAATGAGAATGCGAAACAAAATTACGCCAAAtgggtgaaataaaaaaaaaaaaaaggcaagcaATATTTTTACGACAATAACTAGCTATCATGTTAATATTAANNNNNNNNNNNNNNNNNNNNNNNNNNNNNNNNNNNNNNNNNNNNNNNNNNNNNNNNNNNNNNNNNNNNNNNNNNNNNNNNNNNNNNNNNNNNNNNNNNNNNNNNNNNNNNNNNNNNNNNNNNNNNNNNNNNNNNNNNNNNNNNNNNNNNNNNNNNNNNNNNNNNNNNNNNNNNNNNNNNNNNNNNNNNNNNNNNNNNNNNNNNNNNNNNNNNNNNNNNNNNNNNNNNNNNNNNNNNNNNNNNNNNNNNNNNNNNNNNNNNNNNNNNNNNNNNNNNNNNNNNNNNNNNNNNNNNNNNNNNNNNNNNNNNNNNNNNNNNNNNNNNNNNNNNNNNNNNNNNNNATGCCATCctgcttttttcctttcgttcCATTTCAGCCACTCCCGATTTTTAAGAGCGTTCGTAACGGATTTTACCTCCACCCCCCCGTCATATTAATTATGCGAATTGGTTGATGACTATTTTGCAACTCTTCAGCCTCTTCgcttcgttttatttttttgtggggCGCTTGGGAAATGAATTCCAACCGGTCGGCATTGCAgcatgtgcacatttatACATCCATttacatatttctttatgtatGCAAGCCGTGTAACCCCGAGTTCCGATTTTTGCTAAAACGTTAGCTTGTCGTTACTAACTAAACCagtttgccaaaaaaaaaaaaatttgctttcaaatttttagaaaaaaacaaaaaaggaagctttTTACGCGGCCTCGTAACAATTTTGACATGTTTTGCCCTTCGTGGCACTTGATGACCAGGCTGTCGAGTTGTTGAGTGGCATTTTTCCTAGCGCCGAGGTTTACGCCCTTTTTCTCCGCCGTCCCCGCGCAGGCGCAAGTATATGCAATATAACATATACGCGTAGGCATATACGCATAGATTATATATGCGTTCAAGCTCATGCGCTCCACGAATCGACGCGCGCTTCGAAACAACCACCACTTGGCATTTAGCCAAGGTGAGCCTATATACATGTCCGCTATACCGTTCAGCTCACGCGCAAATGTGGTGACTTCCCGCAACCGTCCTACGTATGTAAAACTCATCATGATCGCGTAAAGAGGGgctaaaaaagaaaaacaacaaaaaaaaaaaaaacacgtttACATATAACACAAGAATGAATGAAGAATCCCCACAGGAACCATTAAGTATACCAGGTTACTACTAcgataagaagaaaaatcgCTATTATCTGATAGACAAtgaattgaaaaagaaattgaaggaggaagaattTGAAAGACAAATAAACAATGCCAAGAGAAAAAATCGCCAGACAAATGTAGAAGGAAAAGATttggtaataaaaaaatttcacaggATACATggaataaaagaaatgaaaaaaaaaaaaacactccaACGCGCATAAGTCAAATGTGAAACATAACGACAATCAAGGTCATATGTCTTTAGACAATAATGCATGTTCCACATttagtaaagaaaaaaatttagaactAATTAATAATGAGttaaattctttaaaaaaatgcatttcaaaaaatcaaaatatttttaatatactcAAGAGCATCCGGAATTTCCATTTTCGAGaaaattccattttgagtttgccgcccatttttattaacagcGCTTCGTACCAGTATATTCACGTGGAAGATTTGTGCGACCTTCAATCGGATAACACTTCATCGTTCTGTCAtccgggggggggaggcatgACAGCGCGCAGTGTACCCAACCCGAATGTTCAAAATGGTCTGGACGCTGTGAGTACTGTCCACAGCATCAGCAGCTTGAACAATCAAATTGAGGACGCGAATGACGAGAGCGACGAGAATGACAGGGACGACACGGATGAGGAAGACGGCACTCGCTGCGTGCACGGAGTGAATGACCCAAGAACGGGCCCTTTTCCAAACCCTAAAAGAAATGATACCATGGAACTTACCGCCGCCGACATTAGATTCTTCAACGTGTGCCAGAAACTGATAAGtgaaaatatgataaaaggCAGGACATATTTGGACATAAGCAAAAACGAACCATTTTATTCGTACCCAAATTTTAGGAAACAAAGTGCATATACTAACTCACCAGAAGAGCAAACGAGAAGTTGCGCTAGtcgaaagaagaaaaattactcCAACAAGAAAATacagcaaataaaaaatgaaaatcatATGTCCCCTGGATGTGATGGAACAGGGAGTAGTGGCCTGCTTATTCCAAAGTTGTTCGGACGGACACACGAAAAGGTAAATGCTCGTAGCatgcaaaattttaagtCGAACATCATTATAAATAGGTACAGGGCtaatttttactatttttatcacattcCCAGTCGAACTTACGCTAACAGGCGTAGAAACAACAGTAGTGGGAGTCCGTTCCGTAATGGGAGCAGTTCCTTTAATGCTAGCAACAGCACTAGCAACAATTTCAATTACAGTTATAGTCATGTGCACAGAAATAGGGACGAATATGACGACATAAACGCAACAGTTGATATAGATCATGATGTGCTCAGTCGACCAATTTCTTCTACACAGAATAATGCCCTATACAATGGGATGTTTCAAGAAAGAAGTGGACGCAGGATTCATGAAATTATGCCCGTTCGACATTTAGATGTAAATACGAACGAAACCAGGATTTTAAGAACGTACAAGCCAGCGGAGTCGTTTTTTCACCTATTCAGTAATCCACTTTATgaagattttatttttagtacGACCAAGGAAAACAACTGTTCCTTCAGCTTAGGAGCTATTGATATAAGGAACTTTATTCAGAAAGATAACAAGTCTCCACTAGAGGATATGATTCATGAAAACATGTACTACAATACAgacacaaaatatttttgcacgTATTCTAAGGAGAACACTGAATTGTTATGCGTCTCTCCACAAATATTATCTCATTTTAGCATTTTCAACTCTGAATATATTGCCTACTCGTCCTACCCGAATatgaaggatgaaaaaagcTTGCTATGTATGTTTAACatctgttctttttttcagcgT is part of the Plasmodium cynomolgi strain B DNA, chromosome 1, whole genome shotgun sequence genome and encodes:
- a CDS encoding hypothetical protein (putative); protein product: MNEESPQEPLSIPGYYYDKKKNRYYLIDNELKKKLKEEEFERQINNAKRKNRQTNVEGKDLSNVKHNDNQGHMSLDNNACSTFSKEKNLELINNELNSLKKCISKNQNIFNILKSIRNFHFRENSILSLPPIFINSASYQYIHVEDLCDLQSDNTSSFCHPGGGGMTARSVPNPNVQNGLDAVSTVHSISSLNNQIEDANDESDENDRDDTDEEDGTRCVHGVNDPRTGPFPNPKRNDTMELTAADIRFFNVCQKLISENMIKGRTYLDISKNEPFYSYPNFRKQSAYTNSPEEQTRSCASRKKKNYSNKKIQQIKNENHMSPGCDGTGSSGLLIPKLFGRTHEKVNARSMQNFKSNIIINRYRANFYYFYHIPSRTYANRRRNNSSGSPFRNGSSSFNASNSTSNNFNYSYSHVHRNRDEYDDINATVDIDHDVLSRPISSTQNNALYNGMFQERSGRRIHEIMPVRHLDVNTNETRILRTYKPAESFFHLFSNPLYEDFIFSTTKENNCSFSLGAIDIRNFIQKDNKSPLEDMIHENMYYNTDTKYFCTYSKENTELLCVSPQILSHFSIFNSEYIAYSSYPNMKDEKSLLCMFNICSFFQRDPKIVTYSFASEINYFKLFPSVQDGCYAVDNGNTWETASHNMNEGYAYHPDSKIDKIFICGSNPCFSFNTIKNDGVPYCIWDSKKLKVHDLLPMNEDLSCYLHNILSGSQHPFSNLIGDYGFLKKERSFHAKRAKEKRKGEMGNDEDGQEIANLNERRSSVDYHYQNDAQKKGYNKRKHPSKDPNEENDDLHVSKHETTKNRHDHFADKSKHHLNNRSNKNNHGQYASAAHNSNEKMRNKHSSGTPHNFYPSNAAKYNDNKKKGICCESVNKSNNNIFLCCNTEHIYLCDLRCNFLNTISKLKPNEGFVNKIYSLSNSFQYILSKTNNHIGLYDMRYAPCKHNDETKNSLVTSYDRFIDNSNLRKHLNDFYVIDNEQFLVSLDTYTNSVHIYDIMNTKNRIINLDGNSDYSIYSNIHAYNNLSRIPYIYSSHKYDDAYYHYKKKKSTETKATEIKHMNHFSPIKTYPQKDLFIGLNVQSILPLFTLNKNIPSIISFP